From Penaeus monodon isolate SGIC_2016 chromosome 6, NSTDA_Pmon_1, whole genome shotgun sequence, the proteins below share one genomic window:
- the LOC119573731 gene encoding pancreas transcription factor 1 subunit alpha-like: MSVHAGEYWPDRGLSQQYFSLGDFNYNPGSDPGALLSPGPEAAAPALAPPAGVPPHPTRDLLPPCVDGGSDGYHSSTPDDLASECSPGAELQAAGAAGERSAKDLVSEAYPNLEYYQAAYPATTDLSALTPSYSYAAASSAPAAGWGAPQFSPGEVDGHHQEHFIPPETPPSLVTHYKPLRIRRRPPKVVGNEVLRKRRLAANARERRRMNGLNDAFEKLREVVPALGNDRKLSKFETLQMAQTYITALAELIRRADAEVATSSA; this comes from the coding sequence ATGTCGGTCCACGCGGGAGAGTACTGGCCCGACCGCGGCCTCTCGCAGCAGTATTTCAGTCTCGGAGATTTTAACTACAACCCAGGAAGTGATCCCGGCGCGCTGCTGTCCCCGGGGCCCGAGGCGGCGGCGCCCGCCCTCGCGCCCCCGGCGGGCGTGCCGCCCCACCCGACCCGCGACCTCCTGCCGCCGTGCGTGGACGGCGGCAGCGACGGCTACCACAGCTCGACGCCCGACGACCTCGCCTCCGAGTGCTCGCCGGGCGCGGAGCTGCAGGCGGCCGGGGCGGCGGGCGAGCGGAGCGCCAAGGACCTGGTGTCGGAGGCCTACCCGAACCTGGAGTACTACCAGGCCGCCTACCCCGCCACCACGGACCTGAGCGCCCTCACGCCCTCCTACTCGTACGCCGCCGCCAGCAGCGCGCCCGCCGCCGGCTGGGGCGCCCCGCAGTTCAGCCCGGGCGAGGTCGACGGCCACCACCAGGAGCACTTCATCCCGCCGGAGACGCCGCCGTCGCTCGTCACGCACTACAAGCCCCTGAGAATCCGCCGGCGGCCGCCCAAGGTGGTCGGCAACGAGGTCCTGCGCAAGCGGCGGCTGGCGGCCAACGCGCGCGAGCGGCGCCGCATGAACGGCCTTAACGACGCCTTCGAGAAGCTTCGCGAGGTGGTGCCCGCCCTCGGCAACGACAGGAAGCTGTCCAAGTTCGAGACGCTGCAGATGGCGCAGACGTACATCACCGCCCTGGCAGAGCTGATCCGAAGGGCGGACGCCGAGGTCGCCACGTCGTCCGCATGA